The following proteins are co-located in the Pseudomonas sp. DY-1 genome:
- a CDS encoding fimbrial protein, whose amino-acid sequence MKKLSLAFLATSVIAASGSAFAATDAGHGQINFTGMINNDACSVEGAAGKDKSVSVPMGTVSIKDMGSDTAPTGGRLAAADFNLKINCNEGTKVAMLFDAKSGSGVVAGKKVLALNPGTESAKNVGIAIMDSNGQIVDLSAPATAKIESELNGADATLTFSAAYVTTADPKSATAGKGDATLPFTLQYE is encoded by the coding sequence ATGAAAAAGCTCTCCCTCGCGTTCCTCGCCACGTCCGTCATCGCCGCCAGCGGCTCCGCCTTCGCCGCCACCGATGCTGGTCATGGCCAGATCAACTTCACCGGCATGATCAACAACGACGCCTGCTCGGTCGAAGGCGCCGCCGGCAAGGACAAATCCGTTTCCGTACCTATGGGCACCGTCTCCATCAAGGACATGGGCAGCGACACCGCACCAACCGGTGGCCGCCTGGCAGCCGCTGACTTCAACCTGAAGATCAACTGCAACGAAGGCACCAAGGTTGCCATGCTGTTCGACGCCAAGTCCGGCTCCGGCGTCGTTGCCGGTAAAAAGGTCCTGGCCCTGAACCCCGGCACCGAGTCCGCCAAGAACGTCGGCATCGCCATCATGGACAGCAATGGCCAGATCGTCGACCTGAGCGCCCCGGCTACCGCCAAGATCGAGAGCGAGCTGAACGGTGCCGACGCCACCCTCACCTTCTCGGCCGCCTACGTCACCACCGCTGACCCGAAGTCCGCCACTGCGGGTAAAGGTGACGCGACCCTGCCGTTCACCCTGCAGTACGAATAA
- the gbcA gene encoding glycine-betaine demethylase subunit GbcA, whose product MDVTSTLSLGDPLEPARKATAEMLRERDHSFSLPQPFYNDERLFQIDMQEIFHKEWLIAGMTCEIPAKGNYLTLQIGDNPIIVIRGAEGQVHAFHNVCRHRGSRLCVSEKGKVAKLVCPYHQWTYEIDGRLLFAGTEMGADFDMKEYGLKPVNVKTAGGYIFISLAENPPAIDDFLATLAHYMEPYDMENTKVAVQTTLKEAANWKLVLENNRECYHCNGSHPELLKTLLEWDDVTDPRASQAFKDQVAACTKAWDEEKIPYAHASFGLRNRIVRMPLLDGTVSMTMDGKQGSKKLMGRIKNPDLGSMRILHLPHSWNHCMGDHMIVFTVWPISAQETVVTTKWLVHKDAVEGVDYDVQRLREVWDATNDQDRRLAEENQRGINSTAYQPGPYSKTYEFGVINFLDWYSERMLNNLGDTPATKLRQVNE is encoded by the coding sequence ATGGACGTCACTTCCACCCTGAGCCTGGGCGATCCGCTTGAACCCGCACGCAAGGCCACGGCCGAAATGCTCCGCGAACGCGATCACAGCTTCTCCCTGCCGCAGCCGTTCTACAACGATGAGCGCCTGTTCCAGATCGACATGCAGGAGATCTTCCACAAGGAGTGGCTGATCGCCGGCATGACCTGCGAAATCCCCGCCAAGGGCAACTACCTGACCCTGCAGATCGGCGACAACCCGATCATCGTCATTCGTGGCGCCGAGGGCCAGGTTCATGCCTTCCACAACGTCTGCCGCCACCGTGGCTCGCGCCTTTGCGTCAGTGAAAAGGGCAAGGTCGCCAAGCTGGTCTGCCCCTACCACCAGTGGACCTACGAGATTGACGGTCGCCTGCTGTTCGCCGGCACCGAGATGGGCGCCGACTTCGACATGAAGGAATACGGCCTGAAACCGGTGAACGTGAAGACCGCCGGCGGCTATATCTTCATCTCCCTGGCCGAGAACCCGCCGGCCATCGACGATTTCCTCGCCACCCTGGCTCACTACATGGAGCCGTACGACATGGAGAACACCAAGGTGGCCGTGCAGACCACCTTGAAGGAAGCGGCCAACTGGAAGCTGGTGCTCGAGAACAACCGCGAGTGCTACCACTGCAACGGTTCGCACCCGGAGCTGTTGAAGACCCTGCTGGAATGGGACGACGTCACCGACCCGCGCGCCAGCCAGGCCTTCAAGGACCAGGTCGCCGCCTGCACCAAGGCCTGGGACGAGGAGAAGATCCCCTACGCCCACGCCAGCTTCGGCCTGCGCAACCGTATCGTGCGCATGCCCCTGCTCGACGGCACCGTTTCCATGACCATGGACGGCAAACAGGGCAGCAAGAAACTCATGGGCCGCATCAAGAACCCGGACCTGGGCTCCATGCGCATCCTCCACCTGCCGCATTCCTGGAACCACTGCATGGGCGATCACATGATCGTGTTCACCGTGTGGCCCATCAGTGCCCAGGAAACCGTTGTCACCACCAAATGGCTGGTACACAAGGACGCGGTAGAAGGTGTGGACTACGACGTGCAGCGCCTGCGTGAAGTCTGGGATGCCACCAACGACCAGGACCGCCGCCTGGCCGAAGAGAACCAGCGCGGCATCAACTCCACGGCCTACCAGCCCGGCCCGTACTCCAAGACCTACGAGTTCGGCGTGATCAACTTCCTCGACTGGTACAGCGAACGCATGCTCAACAACCTGGGCGATACCCCGGCCACCAAGCTGCGCCAGGTCAACGAGTAA